The nucleotide sequence GCGCAGGCAAATGGGCTCGTCGTCATTCCTGCAGCACGCTCTCCGTTGCTTTTTCTCTCGCCGCTTGAAGAAGCCCCACGGCTGAACGCGCGCGTGCGCATCACTCGCTATTCATCACGAAAAGACCTTACCTCCTTGCTGAAAAAAGAGCTACGCGGCGCAGCCATCGGCGTTGATGCTGCCCATTGCACTGCCCAAACCTATCTCGCGCTCAAGCGCCTCACCGGGAAAAAACTTGTTCCTGCATCCGACCTTGTTGACACCTTGCGCAGTGTGAAAAGCCCCAGCGAAGTGCGCATCATGGAAAAAGCATGCAACATCAGCGATGCAATTCTTCGTTCATGCATCCAAAAATTCCGCTCGTTTACCACAGAAAAAGACGTCGAGGAATTTCTGATTGCCGAAACAAAAAAAAAGGGATGCGAACTATCATTTCCTCCGATTGTTGCTTCCGGTGCGCATGCGGCATGCCCGCATTATCACGCAAAAGCAGCCAAACTTGCGCGTGGTTTTTGCGTTCTTGATTTTGGCGTACGCTATCGCGGATACTGCACTGACACCACGCGAACTATTTTTATCGGCTCTCCCACCCAACACGAGCGTGATGTGTACGATCGCCTGCGCATTGCGCAGGAATTACTCATTGCGCAATCCGTGCCCGGCACGCAGTGCGGCGCCTTGCACGAAAAAGCAGTTTCCCTTCTGGGGCCGTTTGCAAAATACTTCATCCACAGCCTCGGCCACGGTGTTGGCTTGGAAATTCATGAAGCACCCGGCGTTGGCGCGCCATCTAAAACAGTGCTCAAGAAGAATATGGTCATCACGATTGAACCAGGTATCTACCTGCCGAATGAGTATGGCATTCGCATCGAGGATACGATACTTGTTGGAAACGAGCCACGCTCACTGACGCGCATTTCAAAAGAACTCATCACTATCGATTAAAACTGACTAAACCTAAACTAATAAATTAAAAATGTAAAGAAAAAGAAATAAAAAAAGAGAAATTTTATCTTCTCTTTCTTCGTCCGCCGCGGTTCATCTTGACGCAGGCGACGTTTCCTTTCTTATCAATAAAATACAGGTGGCCTTGTTTTCGCTTGACGCCCACTTTGGCGACAACCGTCTGGGTTACCTTACCTTTTTTTCGTCCGCGTGCCATTTTTGCGCAGGCGACGTTTCCTTTCTTGTCAAGAAAATATAAATACCCTGATTTTCGCTTAACCGCGGTATTCGCTACAATCGTTGCCATGGTTGTACCTCTTTTTTCGTTGTTTAGTATCGTCAGGAATTCAACTGAACCCCCTTCCTGTCGAGAATATACGCATCTCTCCTTAATAAAGTTTTTGTTTGGCATGGAAAAAACAGAAGGTTTATATAGCTCTTCGGCGATTCTGTCGTCATGCCTTCAACCAACGACGAAGATATTCTGAACAAAGTCATGGCACATTATACTATCGATGTTTCTGCCGTTGAAGAAGAAAATCGGGTGCTCCGCGAGACCGTTAACAGCCTGAAAGACGAGCTGGGCAAGTTCAACAAAACCCCTCTTTTGATTGCTGAAGTGAAAGAACTTATCGGCGAGAACGTGATTCTCCGGCTCAATAACGGCAATGAATTTTTTGTTGATGTTTCTTCGGCGTGCAGTGACGCGCGGCCGGGCGACACGGTTCTGGTCGAGCAGCGCAACCTTACCGTCGTCAAAAAACTGTCAAAACAGAAAAAGTTTAACGTTGAAAAATTTGTCATCATCGAAAAGCCAACTATTTCGTGGGAACAAATTGGCGGCCTTTCAGTGCAGGCCAATGAAATTCGTGAAGTTATTGAACTTCCCCTGCTAAAGCCGGAGCTGTTCAAAAAAGTCGGCATCTCGCCACCAAAGGGGATTCTGCTGCACGGTGAGCCGGGCACGGGAAAAACGCTGCTCGCAAAGGCGGTTGCGGCATCGACCAATTCCACGTTCATTGAAATTGTGGGCTCTGAGCTGGTGCAGAAATTTATTGGCGAGGGCTCAAAGCTCGTCAAGGAAATTTTTGCCTTGGCACGGGAAAAAGCCCCCTCAATCATTTTCATCGATGAAATCGACGCCATTGCCGCGACGCGCATTGACATCGGCACGTCCGGCGAGCGCGAAGTACAGCGCACATTCATGCAGCTGCTTGCTGAAGTGGACGGGTTCAAGCCGTTGGGCAATGTCAAAATAATCGGCTGCACCAACCGCAAGGATATTCTCGACCCGGCCATTATGCGGCCCGGCAGGCTTGACCGGATAATTGAGGTACCACCTCCTTCGGTTGAGGGCATCAAGGAAATTTTCAAGATTCACACAGCGCCGATGAAGCTCGCAAAAATAAATATCGATGAACTCGGCGTGCTGATGACTGGTTTTTCCGGCGCCGACATAAAATCCGTGTGCACCGAAGCAGGCTATTTTGCCATCCGTACCGATCGGTTCATCGTCAGCCAGCAGGATTTCAAGAGCGCCATTGAGAAAATCAAAAAAGCGAAGAACGAGGATCCGACGGATCACCGCGCAATGTTTGGGTAAATTTTCATATCTCTTTTTTTCCGTATTCTTTAGAACTAAAAAAGAAATAAAAATGCACAGCTCAGCAGTTACTTCCCTCTGCCACTGCGGCACGGGTGTTCACTTAATCACGGCTGTGCAGCATGAAGAATGGTGCACTAGTATTTAAACCTTTATCAGTATGCTCCATCCCCATCAAATTTTTAAACAAAAAATCAATTGTTCTTTCTATGGATTACCGTGATCATATCCTCCAGATGGTGAGCATGAAAGGCCCGATTTTGCCGGCACACATAAACCGTGACCTGAAGCGCGACCTCATTTTCACCGCCGCCATGTTGTCCGAGTTGGTGGACAACAAAAAAATGAAGCTCACCCGGCTCAAGGTCGGCGGCTCACCGTTGTATTACCTTCCCGGACAGGAGCACCGGCTCCAGTATTTTTCAAAACATCTCCATGAAAAAGAGCAAAAGGCCTACGAACTTTTGCGCACCAATAAAATTCTTGCCGACCGCGAGCAGGAGCCAGTGATTCGCGCGGCGCTGCGTGAAATTAAAGATTTTGCCATGCCGCTTGATGTGACCACCGGCGGCGCAACCACCTTGTTCTGGAAATGGTATCTCCTGCCACCTTCTGAAGCAGAAACACTCATCAAGGAAAAAATGCTGGGCGTGCAAACCCCCACAGCATCAGTGCCCTCTGTTTCGCCAGCATCTTCTTCGCCTCTCTCTGCAATTCCTTTTCCCCTCTCTTCGTCGCCATCGTCGGTTTTTGATGCGATTCAGGAGCATAAAAAACAGCTGCTGCAAGAGCTTAGCAACGTGCCTCAACAGATTCCTGTTTCTGAACAAAAACAACCACCTACCCCCTTGCCCTCCTCACCACATTCGTCATTGCTTTCATCCTCTCAACCAGTGCCGGTGGTAGTGCCCTTGCAAGAACTCGTTGCCGGCAAAAAACAGAAAAAGAAAAAAACAGAAAAAGAAAAACGCGTAGAATTCAGTGATCACCAAGAACTGCAGCAAAAACTCAGCGAAGAACAAGAACTGTTCGCGCCGCTTGCCGAGCCAACCGATGACGATTTTTATCACACAGTCAAAAAATACTTCGACGCCAATACCATCATCATCAAAAAACTATCCATCATCAGAAAAAACAGCGAGCTTGAAGCAGACATCAGCGTCGCCAGCGCAGTCGGGCCACTTGCATTTTACTGTCGGGCAAAAAACAAACAGCGCTGTTCAGAAGGAGACCTGAGCACCGTATTTCTTGAGGGTCAGCGCAGAAAATTACCCGTGCTGTTTCTCATCACCGGTGAGATTACAAAAAAAGCAACAACCTTATTAAGCAGCGAGTTTACCACAATCACTATCAAAAACCTATAGGTGGGGCATGGGAACCAAACTCAAAGACCTCGTCATCAAACAGCCAATCACCATTGACGAGCTGAAAAATAAAACACTCGTCGTTGATTCGTTTAACGTTCTGTACCAGTTTCTGACGACGATTCGCATGGGAGACGGTTCGCCGCTGCGGGATTCAGCAGGAAATATCACCTCGCACCTGAACGGCCTTTTCTATCGCACAACCAACTTGATGAACCGTGGCCTGCGCCTTGCGTTTGTTTTTGACGGCAAGCCACCGGCGCTGAAAGCGCAGGAACGTGAGAAGCGAAATCAGGCAAAAATTGAGGCGCAAAAAAAATATGAGCACGCCGCTGCCGAAGAAAACATCGAGGACATGAAAAAATATGGGGCGCGCACCGCCCGCCTGACAAGCGAGATGGTGGCTGAGGCAAAAAAACTCATTGAAGCGCTTGGCCTGCCCGTTATTCAGGCGCCTTCGGAAGGCGAAGCGCAGGCAGCTTTCATAGTGGCGCAGGGCGATGCCTTTGCTGAAGTCAGTCAGGATTACGACTGCGTTGTCTTCGGCGTTCCCCGCCTTGTGCGAAACCTCACAGTGTCTGAAAAGCGAAAACTGCCGAGCAAACTTGCATACCAAACCGTGGCGCCGGAGCTAATCACACTGAAAGATAATCTCAAATCATGGGGCATTTCACAGGATCAGCTCATTGCCCTTGCTATGCTCGTTGGCACTGATTTTAACCCGGGCGGCATTCACGGCATCGGCCCGAAAAACGCGCTGAAGCTGGTGAAGAAACATGACACCCATTTTGACGCGCTCTTCAAAGAAGTCAAATGGAGCGACCATTTTGACACTGACTGGCACGAAATATTTGACACGTTCAAGCACATTCCGACGACAACCGATTATGCGCTTTCGTGGAAGCCCATCAACACTGAAAAAGTCGTTGAGCTCCTCTGTGAGGCGCACGATTTTTCAAAACAGCGCATTGAAGAGCACCTTGCGAAACTGAGTGAAGCGCAGAAGGGAAAAAAGCAGAAAGGATTGGGTGACTTTTTCTAACATCGCTTTTCCCCTCCTATGTCTCCACAAACTTAATAAGCTCTTTTCTCACCAATCGCCGTATGCAACTTCGAGAAGCCCTTACTGGAAGATTAACTGAAAAAGAATTAGGAATTCTCCGCGCATCCTATGACACTGTTGGCACCATTGCTATTCTTGAAATCTCTCCGCTTCTCAAAAAAAAAGAAACACTTATTGCACAAGCACTGCTCGATACCAACTCGCACATCAAAACCGTGGTGAAGAAAAAAAGCATCAGGAGCGGAAAGCTTCGCCTCCAAGACTACACTCATCTGCTCGGTGAAAAAACCACAAAAACAGTTCACAAAGAAAGCGGGCTTGAGTTTCTCCTCGACATCAAAGATGTTTATTTTTCAGTCCGCCTCTCTTCCGAGCGCCTGCGGGTTGCCCAGCAAATAAAAAAAGGCGAGCTCGTGCTCGTGCTGTTTTCCGGCTGTGCTCCTTATCCCTGCGTTTTTGCCAAGCACAGCCCGGCAAAAATGATTTATGGCATCGAGTTGAACAAAGAAGGCCATTGGTATGGCCGTGAGAATGTGGTGCGCAACCGAATTCAAAATGTGTTTCTCATGCAAGGTGATGTTAAGAAAATCTTGCCGGAGATAACCAGACACCTAACCGGATTGAAATGCTCGCTGAACTCCTCCGAATTCAACACCGTCATGAAACAAAAGCCCTCGTTGGTCGAGCTGTATGTGACCTTCGAAGAATGCATGAGTCCTGTGCTGCTTGAAAAGCGCATCAAAACCCTTATCACCTATAGCATCGAGCCGGTTGTGCACGCGCCGTGGAACGAAAACGGTGAAAGCACCAGCCTTGCTGCTGATGGCACGCGCCTTGCCAGAAACCTGCATCTCTATTTCACGCTCGGCAAGCTGGCCAAAAAATACAACATGAAAGTTATTATCCACGCTGCCCACGAGCATGAAGAACGCAGCGACCACCGGAAACGCATGCTTGAGAATGTTCCCAAACTACACGACTATTTCCGCTGGTTTTATTTCGAGAACATTGTTCGCTCCTGCAGCAAAAGCCTTACCGACCTCCAACAGCTCATTGGCTGCGGCATCAAAAATGTGTGCTTTGACACCTGTCACCTGTATGAAGATTTTAAAGACAATAAACTCATGCTGAAAACAGTTGAAGAATTATTCAACTTGCCGGTCAACCTTTATTTCCATCTTGCGGATTCCGACGGCAGAATCCACGCCATGGAAATCGGCAAAGGAAAGGTTGATTTCAAGCAGATTGTTCCTTTCTTGACGTCAGGCATTGCCGAGATTGACTGCAAAAATTATAAAAAACCTGGTGAGATGATTCGCAGCAGAAATTTGCTCGGTGCGTACCCCAAAAAATTCGATCGGATTCTCATGCCCCTTCCCAAAAGCGCTGAGTCGTTTCTCGGCATCACACTTCAGGCAATCAAGCCCGGTGGCATTATCCATTTCTATGATTTTGCCCATGAAAGCGAAATGCCAAAATCAAGCATTGCGAAAATAGGAAAGGCCTGCGCACAGGAAAAGAAAAAATACCAAATTCTTTCATGGAACGTGTGCGGAACCTATGCGCCCGGGAAACACCGGGTGTGTGTTGACATTCGTGTCTTGAACTAAAAGAATCACGGCCGTATCCACTTGATATCATAATACGTGACTGAATCTTCTTCATCCACCACACCGATGAGCAGGTGTTTTTTGGTGCTGTGCGCCACGCGGTTCTTTGCGCTGAATTCGTACCACGTCATGGTTGAGCCCTCATGCACCGGATACACAATCCACTTGGCGTGGTCTTCGCCCGGCTTGACGCCGCGCTCGTACACGCGAAAGTCAGCGCCGAACTTGAGCGCTGTTTTCACAATAAATCCTCGGTTGCGCAGGTCTTTGAAAACGCAGTACTTAATCCAGAACATCGACTCAATTTTTTCTGCGCGGCGAACGAACTGTTCCTCGCTCATCGGCCTGCCGCGTTTGTCAAGAATGTCCAGTTTTCCTTTTTCAAACAGAAACAATGCCTCGATGAACGTGAGCCGGACACGCTGCCTGCTGATTGCCCCGAATCTGCTCTGTTCGTAGAATACACGCGCTGCATCGGAATTTTCAGTCAGCACACGCTCGGCAACCATGGTTGCCGCGACTTTCTTTTCACTTTTCTTGTCCGTTGTTACGTCTTTTGATTCCTGCTTCTGTTCAATCTTTTCTGGTGTCATAGTATTCTCCACAGCGCTGCGTTCTGCCACGATTTGTGCTGCAGGCAGTGCTGCTTCAATTGTGCTTAGATAAACATAAATGATATTAAAACCTTTGCTTTTGAACAAAAAATAAAAATACGGACCCGGTGGGATGTAAACCAATCTTTTTTGCTGGCGCAAAAAAGCTTGCACAACGATTGGTGATGTGTCGAAACGCCCCAGACCACGGGCTTCTGGCCTATTACCCAATACGGGCCCGGTGGGATTTGAACCCACGACCCCCAGCTTAGAAGGCTGGTGCCCTATCCAGACTAGGCTACGGGCCCATTGATTCTTTCATCTTATTATATTGTTTATAAAACTTTTCCTACTCTCCTGCCTCAATCCATAACCGGTATCGGCAGCGCTTTTTGTTTCTGCAGCATATACCCTGCGGCGATAATGCATATCCCCCCCAGAACCAGATTCATGGTTAGCACTTCGCCGAAGAAAAGGATGCCATATGCCACCGCAAAAATGACTTCGTTATACGAAAATAATCCGTATTCGGCAATGCTCAAATGGCGAAGTGCATAATACATCAAAAACCCGGCGGCAATGCCAACGAGAAAGCCGTACATGCTTCCCATGCTCGCCTGTGCAACTGTTGGAAGCGGGCGAGTGAATGCAATAACAGGAATAAAAATAAGGGAGGAAATAAAATTCTGGTGAAACACGAGTTCAGCAGTTGAATGGTCGTTTATTTTTTTCTTAAAAATAACAATCATCAGCGCGCCCAGCATGGACGAGCCAAGCATCGCGGTCATGCCGATGATATCCTTGTTAGTCAGACTCAATGCGTGTGCGCTGTACATAACAAGAATGCCAACGAATGAAAGCCCGAAGAGGAGCAGCATGCGTTGAGTAACTCGCTCTTTGAGAATAAAAAAACCAAATACCGCGCCCCAAATCGGCCACGTATACAATATAATCACTCCGTTGGCAAGCGACGTGTACATATACGCAACATAAAACAGAAACATCCGCGGCGCATTAATAATTGATGCAAAATACAGCGCGGTGTGCTTTTTACTAAATAATATTGCCCTGCGGAAAAAAATGAAATATGCCAGAAGAACCACAGCAGGAACCGCAACGCGAAAAAACGTCGTGCTCGTCGCCGGCAAGCCAATTGTTTTTGCAAAAATTCCATTCGCTGCGCCCAGTGCACCGGCAGCAAGCATGGCAAGTAACGGTTTTAGTTGCATAGCTGAAACAAACGAGGCAGTGTTTAAATATATTTTGGATGCCACGTTATTTTAAAAACAGTATCCTCTATCAACCCAACAATTTCTTTCCATTCTTCTCAACTGCGTATCACCCCCTTCACCGACCTAAACCTTTTTATACCGGAACTTTGAGAACAGCACCACGAACGCCCATGAGTGCCGAACACCAAAAAACCATTATCGCCGAGGAACTGGCAAAAAACCAGCGCGAGATTTCAGTAGCTGAATTCTTCGAGAAAAACCGTCACCTGCTCGGATTTGACAACAAGCGTAAAGCGCTCCTTACCACCATCAAAGAAGCAGTTGACAACTCGCTCGATGCCTGCGAAGAGGCGCGCATACTTCCTGAACTCATTATTGAAATTATCGACATGGGCAATGACCGCTTCCGTATCATTGTCGAGGATAACGGCCCTGGCATTGTGAAAAAACAAATTCCCAACATCTTCGCTAAACTTCTGTACGGCAGCAAGTTCCACCGGCACAAACAGGCGCGCGGCCAGCAGGGCATCGGCATCAGCGCAGCGGCACTGTACGGCCAGCTCACCACCGGGCGCCCGATTCGTATCCTGTCCCGCATTTCAAAAGGACACCCCGCACACTATTACGAACTCACAATTGATACGTCCACTAACCAGCCGGACATCAAAAAAGAAGAGGAAAAAGAATGGAAAAAAGAGCACGGCACGCGCATTGAGCTGGACATTGAAGGAACCTACCAAAAAGGCCCGCAGAGCGTCGATATGTACCTCAAGCAAACCGCGATTACCAATCCGCACGCGACGCTGATTTACACCACACCAAAAGCAGAACAGATTATTTTCCCACGAGCGACCGAAATTCTTCCGAAGGAGCCGCTGGAGATCAAGCCACACCCGTACGGTATCGAGCTCGGCATGCTCATTAAAATGCTTGGCAACACTGAATCGCGTACGCTGCAAAGCTTTTTCACCACTGAATTTTCACGCGTCGGCCCGGGCACGGCAAAAGAAATTTGCGCCCATGCAAAACTTTTATCAACTATGAAACCGAGTGAAGTAAACCGCGATCAAGCCGAGCGGCTCATTATGGCAATCAAGGAAACAAAAATAATCGCGCCGCCGACTGATTGCTTAAGCCCGATTGGCGCAGATGACCTCAAGAAAGGGCTGAAAAAAGAAATCAACGCAGAGTTTTACTGCGCCACCACACGGCCGCCGGATGTCTATCGGGGAAACCCCTTCCAAATCGAAGCAGCAATTGCCTACGGCGGCGACCAGCCACTTGAAGAATCAGTTCGCGTGCTCCGCTACGCAAACCGTGTTCCTCTTCTGCACCAGCAGGCAAGTTGTGCCGCAACCGAAGCAATTATGGAAACCGCATGGCGGACATATGGTTTATCCCAAAGCAAGGATGCCATTCCCTTTGGGCCAGCAACCATTGTCGTGCATATGTCATCGGTTTGGGTGCCGTTTACCAGCGAAGCAAAAGAAGCCATTGCCCATTATCCTGAAATCATCAAGGAAATAAAGCTGGCGCTGCAAGAGTGCGGCCGTGAGCTTGCACGGTACACCGGCAAGAAAAAGCGGCTCAACGACGAACTCGAGAAGCGCGGCTACATTGAAAAATATATTCCCCACATATGCACTGCGCTGAAAGACTTGCTCGGGCTGAAAGAAAAAGACAAGGAAGAAATCAACAAAAACCTCAAAGAACTGCTCGAGAAAAGCCGTGGTACGCTCGAAAAAATTGAAGATGAAAACGTGGAATACGATGAGGCGTTTGCAAAAATTGGCAAGGAAGAAAAAGTCGAAGAACCCGAAGAAAGCGAAGACTAACACTGGGTAACCACCATGGCAAAAGACACAACACAAGAATCTGAAAATGTTATCAAGAAAATCATTAGTCTCGGCAATGATATCTATCTCAAAATCTTGAAGCAGGTGAACCCGCGCATGGTTATGCCGCTTCGTTCGCTCCAGAACGTGAAATACGACGAAAAAGAAGGCTATTTCGAAGTGGTGGGAAAACTGAAGGGCCGCACGTTGACTGCGTCCACCGTCAAAACGTTTGCACAAACCTTGCTCATGATGAATGAGAGCAAGAAACTCATTGAAACTGATGACATTGCCACCAAGAGGGAGATGTACTACATCAGCAAGAACTGGGGCGATGCGCTGTTCCATGAACAGCCGGAATCCGACACCGTCATGGACGACTTTGAGGCGATGATGGGCGTCAACCGCGAACAAATTGGATTTGTCCCCGAAGAAAAAGGCGGTGCTGTTGCCGGAAAATTGGTTGTTATCGACAAGGATCCTGAGACAGGAAAAGAATTACGTATCGACTGCACGAAGTTCGGTTCTGGGGCATACAGCGTGCCCACCAGCGTGGAGCACCTCGGGTTTGAAACCGATGCAAAATTTATTTTGGCGATTGAAACCGCCGGTATGTTCCAGCGTATGGTCAAACACAACTATTGGAAAAAAGCAAACTGCATTTTGATTTCCATGGGTGGCGTGCCGACGCGAGCATGCCGCCGATTTATCCGCCGGCTTTCAGACGAGAGGCACATTCCAACGTATGTATTCACCGACGGCGATCCGTACGGATACCTCAACATTTACCGCACGCTGAAGGTTGGTTCAGGAAACGCCGCGCACATAAACAAATTCTTTTGTGTTCCTAATGCAAAATTTTTGGGTGTGACACCACAAGATATTATCGATTACAAACTGCCGACGCACCCGCTGAAGGAGATCGACGTCAAGCGCGTCAAGGACGGCATGAAAAACGATCCGTTTGTCCAGCACTACAAAGAATGGCAGAAAGCATTAAATCAATTGGTTAGCATGAAGAAGCGTGCAGAACAGCAGGCATTCGCCAAACACCATCTGAATTTTGTTATGGATACCTACTTACCAGAGAAATTGAAGAACCAGAAGACGTGGCTGCCCTGATTAGAATTTAGAATTACAAATACGCTTTAAAAAATTCTCGTGCCGCTGGAGGCATTTCTGGCTGTGCAGTGCGGTAAGACCACATCAAGCTGCGCATGGAATCGAGCACTGACGGTGCCCCTGCTTCTATTCTGACAATGAAGCGATGGCCACCAATATCGTACCTGCATTGCGCACCGGTTTTTTCGACGGCAAGTGATGGTTGGACAAGGCTGTTGAGAGGACGTGAGGAAGCAGGATCTTTTTCTATGAATGCAGCAACGCGTTCCGAACGAAGCGGAAACTGGTGATGGAAGTCATCCCATTGTTCAACATACAGCGGACCCTCCTGAAGGCCAACGGAAAGAATTAGGCCCTGATCTGTTTTCTCAACAGCAAGGCCGTCATCACCCAGCGTGCCAACGTTTGCGCTTCGTCCATTTTGTTCTTTGCATTC is from Candidatus Woesearchaeota archaeon and encodes:
- a CDS encoding DNA topoisomerase VI subunit B — its product is MRTAPRTPMSAEHQKTIIAEELAKNQREISVAEFFEKNRHLLGFDNKRKALLTTIKEAVDNSLDACEEARILPELIIEIIDMGNDRFRIIVEDNGPGIVKKQIPNIFAKLLYGSKFHRHKQARGQQGIGISAAALYGQLTTGRPIRILSRISKGHPAHYYELTIDTSTNQPDIKKEEEKEWKKEHGTRIELDIEGTYQKGPQSVDMYLKQTAITNPHATLIYTTPKAEQIIFPRATEILPKEPLEIKPHPYGIELGMLIKMLGNTESRTLQSFFTTEFSRVGPGTAKEICAHAKLLSTMKPSEVNRDQAERLIMAIKETKIIAPPTDCLSPIGADDLKKGLKKEINAEFYCATTRPPDVYRGNPFQIEAAIAYGGDQPLEESVRVLRYANRVPLLHQQASCAATEAIMETAWRTYGLSQSKDAIPFGPATIVVHMSSVWVPFTSEAKEAIAHYPEIIKEIKLALQECGRELARYTGKKKRLNDELEKRGYIEKYIPHICTALKDLLGLKEKDKEEINKNLKELLEKSRGTLEKIEDENVEYDEAFAKIGKEEKVEEPEESED
- a CDS encoding Xaa-Pro peptidase family protein produces the protein MSRISAVQNLLRAKKISGLIMSNLHDDVPNPNIFYFLGAQANGLVVIPAARSPLLFLSPLEEAPRLNARVRITRYSSRKDLTSLLKKELRGAAIGVDAAHCTAQTYLALKRLTGKKLVPASDLVDTLRSVKSPSEVRIMEKACNISDAILRSCIQKFRSFTTEKDVEEFLIAETKKKGCELSFPPIVASGAHAACPHYHAKAAKLARGFCVLDFGVRYRGYCTDTTRTIFIGSPTQHERDVYDRLRIAQELLIAQSVPGTQCGALHEKAVSLLGPFAKYFIHSLGHGVGLEIHEAPGVGAPSKTVLKKNMVITIEPGIYLPNEYGIRIEDTILVGNEPRSLTRISKELITID
- the endA gene encoding tRNA-intron lyase — protein: MTPEKIEQKQESKDVTTDKKSEKKVAATMVAERVLTENSDAARVFYEQSRFGAISRQRVRLTFIEALFLFEKGKLDILDKRGRPMSEEQFVRRAEKIESMFWIKYCVFKDLRNRGFIVKTALKFGADFRVYERGVKPGEDHAKWIVYPVHEGSTMTWYEFSAKNRVAHSTKKHLLIGVVDEEDSVTYYDIKWIRP
- the fen gene encoding flap endonuclease-1; the protein is MGTKLKDLVIKQPITIDELKNKTLVVDSFNVLYQFLTTIRMGDGSPLRDSAGNITSHLNGLFYRTTNLMNRGLRLAFVFDGKPPALKAQEREKRNQAKIEAQKKYEHAAAEENIEDMKKYGARTARLTSEMVAEAKKLIEALGLPVIQAPSEGEAQAAFIVAQGDAFAEVSQDYDCVVFGVPRLVRNLTVSEKRKLPSKLAYQTVAPELITLKDNLKSWGISQDQLIALAMLVGTDFNPGGIHGIGPKNALKLVKKHDTHFDALFKEVKWSDHFDTDWHEIFDTFKHIPTTTDYALSWKPINTEKVVELLCEAHDFSKQRIEEHLAKLSEAQKGKKQKGLGDFF
- a CDS encoding DNA topoisomerase IV subunit A, with product MAKDTTQESENVIKKIISLGNDIYLKILKQVNPRMVMPLRSLQNVKYDEKEGYFEVVGKLKGRTLTASTVKTFAQTLLMMNESKKLIETDDIATKREMYYISKNWGDALFHEQPESDTVMDDFEAMMGVNREQIGFVPEEKGGAVAGKLVVIDKDPETGKELRIDCTKFGSGAYSVPTSVEHLGFETDAKFILAIETAGMFQRMVKHNYWKKANCILISMGGVPTRACRRFIRRLSDERHIPTYVFTDGDPYGYLNIYRTLKVGSGNAAHINKFFCVPNAKFLGVTPQDIIDYKLPTHPLKEIDVKRVKDGMKNDPFVQHYKEWQKALNQLVSMKKRAEQQAFAKHHLNFVMDTYLPEKLKNQKTWLP
- a CDS encoding DMT family transporter, whose product is MQLKPLLAMLAAGALGAANGIFAKTIGLPATSTTFFRVAVPAVVLLAYFIFFRRAILFSKKHTALYFASIINAPRMFLFYVAYMYTSLANGVIILYTWPIWGAVFGFFILKERVTQRMLLLFGLSFVGILVMYSAHALSLTNKDIIGMTAMLGSSMLGALMIVIFKKKINDHSTAELVFHQNFISSLIFIPVIAFTRPLPTVAQASMGSMYGFLVGIAAGFLMYYALRHLSIAEYGLFSYNEVIFAVAYGILFFGEVLTMNLVLGGICIIAAGYMLQKQKALPIPVMD
- a CDS encoding AAA family ATPase, with the protein product MPSTNDEDILNKVMAHYTIDVSAVEEENRVLRETVNSLKDELGKFNKTPLLIAEVKELIGENVILRLNNGNEFFVDVSSACSDARPGDTVLVEQRNLTVVKKLSKQKKFNVEKFVIIEKPTISWEQIGGLSVQANEIREVIELPLLKPELFKKVGISPPKGILLHGEPGTGKTLLAKAVAASTNSTFIEIVGSELVQKFIGEGSKLVKEIFALAREKAPSIIFIDEIDAIAATRIDIGTSGEREVQRTFMQLLAEVDGFKPLGNVKIIGCTNRKDILDPAIMRPGRLDRIIEVPPPSVEGIKEIFKIHTAPMKLAKINIDELGVLMTGFSGADIKSVCTEAGYFAIRTDRFIVSQQDFKSAIEKIKKAKNEDPTDHRAMFG